Proteins from a single region of Phreatobacter oligotrophus:
- a CDS encoding ABC transporter ATP-binding protein: MNGIGCEVVLAGVAKRYGSVTAVKPLDLAIPGGTLTTLLGPSGCGKTTLLRMIAGLEQASEGRILIGGQDVTRLSAGERNVSMVFQSYALFPHMSVVENVAYGLVSGGMTRRAAAIRAEEALATVGLAGFGDRMPSQLSGGQQQRVAVARALVLEPAVLLFDEPLSNLDTRLRRTMRDEIRSLQQRLGLTVVYVTHDQTEAMAVSDMIVVMRNAEIAQFGTPEELYRRPKSVFVATFMGEANAVKARIVETMGDRAVVDLAGVTLTAANPGLPPGSADLIIRPEAISVTAPGETPFAAEVRTSTYMGSHVEYVLTTALGDLYCLSPADGGQRMTGEAVSLRIAEEGTVLVRP, translated from the coding sequence ATGAACGGCATCGGATGCGAGGTCGTCCTTGCGGGCGTCGCCAAGCGCTATGGATCGGTAACGGCGGTCAAGCCGCTGGACCTCGCCATTCCCGGCGGCACACTGACCACCCTGCTCGGACCGTCTGGCTGCGGCAAGACCACGTTGCTGCGGATGATCGCGGGACTCGAACAGGCGAGCGAGGGACGGATCCTCATCGGCGGCCAGGACGTGACGCGCCTGTCCGCCGGCGAGCGCAACGTCTCCATGGTGTTCCAGTCCTATGCGCTCTTTCCCCACATGAGCGTCGTCGAAAACGTCGCCTATGGCCTCGTCTCTGGCGGGATGACCCGGCGTGCCGCCGCTATCCGGGCTGAGGAGGCGCTGGCGACCGTGGGTCTTGCCGGCTTCGGCGACAGAATGCCGAGCCAGTTGTCAGGCGGCCAGCAGCAGCGTGTCGCGGTGGCCCGCGCGCTGGTGCTCGAGCCCGCGGTCCTGCTCTTCGACGAACCGCTGTCCAACCTCGACACCCGCCTGCGGCGCACGATGCGCGACGAGATCCGCTCGCTGCAGCAGCGCCTCGGCCTCACCGTCGTCTATGTGACCCACGACCAGACCGAGGCCATGGCCGTCTCCGACATGATCGTCGTCATGCGGAACGCCGAGATCGCCCAGTTCGGCACGCCCGAGGAACTCTATCGCCGACCGAAGTCAGTCTTCGTGGCCACTTTCATGGGCGAGGCCAATGCCGTGAAGGCCCGCATCGTCGAGACGATGGGCGACCGTGCGGTCGTGGACCTTGCCGGGGTGACCCTCACGGCGGCCAATCCGGGCCTGCCGCCCGGTTCGGCCGATCTGATCATCCGGCCGGAAGCGATCAGCGTCACCGCCCCGGGCGAAACGCCGTTTGCCGCCGAGGTGAGGACATCGACCTATATGGGCTCGCACGTCGAATATGTGCTAACGACCGCGCTTGGCGATCTCTACTGCCTGTCTCCCGCCGATGGCGGGCAAAGGATGACGGGGGAGGCCGTGTCGCTGCGCATCGCCGAGGAGGGCACCGTGCTCGTGCGGCCCTGA
- a CDS encoding Bug family tripartite tricarboxylate transporter substrate binding protein, with protein MLTRRSVVTSLSFAGLAPFAPSLRAQTFSRQISLIVPFAPGGTSDILARLIGPKLSEAVGQPVVVDNRPSASGNVGADFVARQAGDGHTLLIADAGTLASVPALFKRLTFNVKTDLVPVGMVSFSPYLVALNPQVPASSFAELAAYDKANPGKLNVATSGVGAVNHLTAMVVGKHFGLKWSAVPYRGGAAAVRGVVSGESNVIFNGAIATLPFVTQGQLKGIAVSGDKRLEALPNLPTFKELGTPVQDAGSWQGIYASKGTPAPVVARLNEELNKVLAQPDVSAKIRELGSEVRASSPAAFATWMDKAMVEWGEVVKAENISLDG; from the coding sequence ATGCTCACACGACGGTCCGTCGTCACCAGCCTGTCTTTCGCCGGTCTTGCCCCCTTCGCACCTTCGCTGCGGGCGCAGACCTTCTCGCGCCAGATCAGTCTCATCGTGCCCTTTGCACCTGGCGGCACGTCGGACATTCTGGCGCGCCTGATCGGCCCGAAGCTGTCCGAGGCCGTTGGCCAGCCGGTGGTCGTGGACAATCGTCCAAGCGCCTCCGGCAATGTCGGCGCGGACTTCGTGGCGCGGCAGGCGGGTGACGGGCACACGCTGCTGATCGCCGATGCCGGCACGCTGGCGAGCGTCCCGGCGCTGTTCAAGCGGCTGACCTTCAACGTCAAGACCGACCTGGTGCCGGTCGGCATGGTGTCCTTCTCGCCCTACCTCGTGGCCCTCAACCCGCAGGTGCCGGCGAGCTCGTTCGCTGAACTCGCCGCTTACGACAAGGCCAATCCCGGCAAGCTCAACGTCGCCACAAGTGGCGTCGGCGCGGTCAATCACCTCACGGCGATGGTGGTGGGCAAGCATTTCGGCCTCAAGTGGAGTGCCGTGCCCTATCGCGGTGGCGCCGCCGCCGTGCGTGGCGTGGTGTCGGGCGAAAGCAACGTCATCTTCAACGGCGCCATCGCCACGCTGCCCTTCGTGACGCAGGGCCAGCTCAAGGGCATCGCCGTCTCCGGCGACAAGCGGCTCGAGGCGCTGCCCAACCTGCCGACCTTCAAGGAACTGGGCACGCCGGTTCAGGATGCGGGCTCGTGGCAGGGGATCTATGCGAGCAAGGGCACACCGGCGCCCGTCGTCGCGCGCCTCAACGAGGAACTGAACAAGGTGCTCGCCCAGCCCGACGTCTCCGCCAAGATCAGGGAACTCGGGAGCGAGGTGAGGGCCAGCAGCCCGGCCGCTTTCGCCACCTGGATGGACAAGGCGATGGTCGAGTGGGGCGAGGTGGTGAAGGCCGAGAACATTTCGCTCGACGGCTGA
- a CDS encoding lactonase family protein gives MTALAAVFGAHAPPAVAATYVYVSNAESREISVLRLDREARVLRPVQTVQVTGTAMPMAISPDKRFLYVALRSQPFSVAAFGINPSTGELSPIATSPLPDSMAYVATDRTGRFLLSASYGGDKLAVNAIAANGTVAAEPLQVVATRRHAHALLTDRSNRRAFATNLGGDVVLQFNFDAATGQLAPNAPPAIETDKGQGPRHLVFHPGDRFAYLLNELDATVNVYPYDAATGLMGARIQRASALPDGFQGGAPWAAEIRITADGRRLYASERRSSTLSVFAVDEGTGQLRRTAVVPTEEQPRGFSLDAAGQFLVAVGQKSHAATLYAIDPATGHLSAVHRLPLGKDPNWVEIVDLP, from the coding sequence ATGACTGCGCTTGCGGCCGTCTTCGGTGCACATGCACCGCCAGCGGTGGCAGCGACCTATGTCTACGTCTCCAATGCCGAAAGCCGGGAGATCAGCGTCCTCCGGCTGGATCGCGAGGCACGCGTCCTGCGGCCGGTTCAGACGGTTCAGGTGACCGGCACCGCCATGCCCATGGCGATCTCGCCGGACAAGCGGTTCCTCTACGTCGCCCTGCGCTCGCAGCCCTTCTCGGTCGCCGCGTTCGGCATCAATCCGTCGACCGGCGAACTGAGTCCCATCGCCACCTCGCCCCTGCCCGACAGCATGGCCTATGTCGCGACCGATCGGACGGGACGGTTCCTGCTCAGCGCCTCCTATGGTGGCGACAAGCTGGCCGTGAATGCCATCGCCGCCAATGGCACCGTGGCGGCCGAACCCTTGCAGGTCGTCGCGACCCGCCGGCACGCCCATGCTTTGCTGACCGACCGCAGCAATCGCCGCGCCTTCGCAACCAATCTCGGCGGCGACGTGGTGCTGCAGTTCAACTTTGACGCCGCCACAGGGCAGCTCGCCCCCAATGCGCCGCCTGCCATCGAAACGGATAAGGGCCAGGGGCCCCGGCACCTCGTTTTTCACCCGGGCGACCGCTTCGCCTATCTGCTCAACGAGCTCGATGCCACGGTCAACGTCTATCCCTACGATGCCGCAACGGGCCTGATGGGCGCCCGAATCCAGCGCGCCAGCGCCCTGCCGGATGGCTTCCAGGGCGGGGCGCCCTGGGCGGCCGAGATCCGCATCACCGCGGACGGCCGCAGGCTCTACGCGTCGGAGCGGCGCTCCAGCACCCTGTCCGTCTTTGCGGTTGATGAGGGGACCGGCCAACTGAGGCGCACGGCCGTGGTCCCGACCGAGGAACAGCCGCGCGGCTTCTCTCTGGATGCGGCCGGCCAGTTCCTCGTCGCCGTCGGGCAGAAGTCCCATGCGGCGACGCTCTATGCCATCGACCCGGCGACGGGCCATCTCAGCGCGGTGCACCGCCTGCCGCTCGGCAAGGATCCGAACTGGGTGGAGATCGTTGATCTCCCCTGA
- a CDS encoding tripartite tricarboxylate transporter permease, with protein sequence MDLIANLATGFAVALTPANLAFCFLGVLIGTLVGVLPGIAPITTIAILLPFTFTLPPASAMIMLSGIFYGAQYGGSTTAILVNLPGESSSIVTCLDGHQMAKQGRAGPALAIAAIASFFAGTIATIIIAVASVPLSALALKFTAAEYFSLMVLGLTGSIALAHGSAIKAVAMVLLGLLLGLVGIDVNTGLPRMTLGIGELGDGIGFVAIAIGLFGISELMVALSRPQDRTLLSVALSQLWPSRKELRDCVPPMLRGTAIGSILGVLPGGGAALSSFASYAVEKKTSRTPERFGRGAIEGVAGPEAANNAGAQTSFIPLLTLGIPGNAIMALMVGALMIQGIQPGPQVMTAQPQLFWGVIASMWLGNLMLVILNLPLVGLWVSLLRVPYRILFPAIALFCCIGTYSISNSQLDIGLMLIFALVGVFFVKVGAEPAPFILGFILGPLMEENFRRAMNLSRGDPVVFVERPISAALLFLTVLLLAVLVLPAVRAKREEVFQE encoded by the coding sequence ATGGACCTCATCGCCAATCTCGCGACCGGCTTTGCCGTCGCCCTGACCCCCGCCAACCTCGCCTTCTGCTTCCTCGGGGTCCTCATCGGAACGCTGGTCGGCGTGCTGCCCGGCATCGCGCCGATCACCACCATCGCCATCCTGCTGCCCTTCACCTTCACCCTGCCGCCGGCCTCGGCGATGATCATGCTCTCCGGCATCTTCTACGGCGCGCAGTATGGCGGCTCGACCACGGCCATTCTCGTCAACCTGCCCGGAGAATCCTCCTCCATCGTCACCTGCCTCGACGGTCACCAGATGGCGAAGCAGGGCCGGGCTGGCCCGGCCCTGGCCATCGCCGCCATCGCCTCGTTCTTCGCCGGCACCATCGCCACCATCATCATCGCCGTGGCGAGCGTGCCCCTTTCCGCCCTCGCGCTGAAGTTCACGGCCGCCGAGTATTTCAGCCTCATGGTGCTGGGCCTCACGGGCTCCATCGCCCTCGCCCACGGCTCGGCCATCAAGGCCGTTGCCATGGTGCTGCTGGGCCTGCTCCTCGGCCTTGTCGGCATCGACGTGAACACCGGCCTGCCGCGGATGACGCTGGGAATCGGCGAACTTGGCGACGGCATCGGCTTCGTCGCCATCGCCATCGGTCTCTTCGGCATCTCCGAACTGATGGTGGCGCTGTCGCGGCCGCAGGACCGCACCCTGCTCTCCGTGGCGCTGAGCCAGCTATGGCCGAGCCGCAAGGAGCTCAGGGATTGCGTTCCCCCGATGCTGCGCGGCACGGCCATCGGTTCGATCCTCGGCGTCCTGCCGGGCGGCGGGGCGGCCCTGTCGTCCTTCGCGTCCTATGCGGTGGAGAAGAAGACGTCCCGGACCCCCGAGAGATTTGGCCGCGGCGCCATCGAAGGGGTGGCGGGTCCGGAGGCCGCGAACAATGCCGGCGCGCAGACCTCGTTCATTCCGCTGCTGACGCTCGGCATTCCCGGCAACGCCATCATGGCGCTGATGGTCGGCGCCCTGATGATCCAGGGCATCCAGCCCGGCCCGCAGGTGATGACGGCGCAGCCGCAGCTGTTCTGGGGCGTCATCGCCTCGATGTGGCTCGGCAACCTGATGCTGGTGATCCTCAACCTGCCGCTGGTGGGCCTGTGGGTATCCCTGCTGCGCGTCCCCTACCGCATCCTCTTCCCGGCCATCGCGCTGTTCTGCTGCATCGGCACCTATTCGATCAGCAACAGCCAGCTGGACATCGGCCTGATGCTGATCTTCGCCCTGGTCGGGGTGTTCTTCGTCAAGGTGGGCGCCGAGCCGGCCCCCTTCATTCTCGGCTTCATCCTCGGGCCGCTGATGGAGGAGAATTTCCGCCGGGCGATGAACCTGTCGCGCGGCGACCCCGTGGTCTTCGTCGAACGTCCGATCAGTGCTGCGCTGCTCTTTCTCACCGTGCTGCTTCTTGCCGTTCTCGTTCTTCCAGCGGTCAGGGCCAAGCGCGAGGAGGTCTTCCAAGAGTAG
- a CDS encoding tripartite tricarboxylate transporter TctB family protein — MGRVSTADLAFGLFLVAVAAVALYLIADLPMGTAARMGPGYVPRALAVLIALIGAFIAARAFVTAGDAFPAIAWRPILLVGAAVGLFGLLLPRLGLAATAFIVVLVAGLAATDMRWKELILIAVGLSVFAVLLFVKALGLPMPIWPVP, encoded by the coding sequence ATGGGCCGCGTGAGTACCGCCGACCTCGCCTTCGGGCTGTTCCTCGTGGCCGTGGCGGCGGTCGCTCTGTACCTCATTGCCGATCTGCCCATGGGCACGGCCGCGCGGATGGGGCCCGGCTACGTGCCCCGCGCGTTGGCCGTGCTCATCGCGCTCATCGGTGCCTTCATCGCGGCGCGGGCCTTCGTCACGGCGGGCGATGCTTTTCCCGCGATCGCGTGGCGGCCGATCCTGCTGGTCGGGGCGGCCGTGGGCCTGTTCGGCCTGCTGCTGCCGAGGCTCGGTCTCGCCGCCACCGCCTTCATCGTCGTCCTCGTCGCGGGTCTGGCGGCGACCGACATGCGCTGGAAGGAACTGATCCTCATCGCCGTCGGGCTCTCGGTCTTTGCCGTTCTCCTGTTCGTCAAGGCCCTCGGTCTTCCCATGCCCATCTGGCCGGTGCCCTGA
- a CDS encoding LysR family transcriptional regulator, with protein MFDLGQLRCFVAVADELHFGRAAMRLNMTQPPLSRQIQILERILDVQLIERSSRSVKLTPAGQSFLPEARHILGLAESSALLVKRVARGRAGSLKLGFTAASAYSYLPSLIAACRSELPDVALSLKEMVSGDQLKRLLAGEIDVGLMRPPMPPVGFRSFRVIAEPMLVALPRNHPRARQASVTLEQLAADPFIMYAPYESRYFHDLVVEILARGGLSPNYVQYLAQIHSILALVHAGVGIAIVPQAADNLQFRNVVLRPIASQKPALAELYMVWREQSTNPAIPILLDVARKMAA; from the coding sequence ATGTTTGACCTTGGCCAGTTGCGCTGCTTCGTCGCCGTCGCTGACGAACTCCATTTCGGCCGCGCTGCCATGCGGCTGAACATGACGCAGCCCCCGCTGAGCCGGCAGATCCAGATCCTCGAGCGCATCCTCGACGTGCAGCTCATCGAGCGATCGAGCCGCTCCGTGAAGCTGACGCCGGCCGGGCAGAGCTTCCTGCCGGAGGCGCGTCACATTCTCGGCCTCGCCGAGAGTTCGGCGCTGCTGGTGAAGCGGGTGGCGCGTGGGCGCGCCGGCTCGCTGAAGCTCGGCTTCACCGCCGCATCGGCCTACAGCTATCTGCCGAGCCTCATCGCGGCGTGCCGGAGCGAATTGCCGGACGTTGCGCTGTCGCTGAAGGAAATGGTCAGTGGCGACCAGCTCAAGCGCCTGCTGGCGGGCGAGATCGATGTCGGGCTGATGCGCCCGCCCATGCCGCCCGTCGGCTTCCGGTCATTCCGTGTCATCGCCGAGCCGATGCTCGTCGCGCTGCCGCGCAATCATCCACGCGCGCGCCAGGCGAGCGTGACGCTGGAGCAGCTGGCCGCCGACCCCTTCATCATGTACGCGCCCTACGAGTCCCGCTACTTCCACGACCTCGTGGTCGAGATCCTGGCGCGAGGCGGCCTGTCGCCCAACTACGTGCAGTACCTCGCACAGATCCACTCGATCCTCGCGCTGGTCCATGCCGGGGTCGGGATCGCCATCGTGCCGCAGGCCGCCGACAATCTTCAGTTCCGCAATGTCGTGCTGAGGCCCATCGCATCCCAGAAGCCGGCGCTCGCCGAACTCTACATGGTCTGGCGGGAGCAGAGCACCAATCCCGCCATCCCCATTCTGCTCGACGTTGCGCGAAAGATGGCGGCCTGA
- a CDS encoding ABC transporter substrate-binding protein, whose amino-acid sequence MFIRAALAGLAALVAQVLPASAQGQLTMLCAPQAEWCEAIAAAFQRDTGIRVLMTRKSTGEILAQLRAESANPRTDIWFGGSAETHFSAAEENLLQAYTSPNMAALHPWARKVHEQSRERCVGVSTGAIGFAFNTEIGARKNLPAPRRWADLVDPRYRGEIQMPNPNSSGTAYTIIAGLVQIMGEDPAFTYLAKLHANINAYTRSGAAPLQAVARGETFLAPTFNMETQTQVAAGFPVAMTYPEEGTSYEVACMSIIRGSRNVANARRFYDWYLTPAAMDVMLRANQFHVPAHPGATADPRIPNMSEIKLIDYDIATFGTSAVRRRLIERWEREIGARPR is encoded by the coding sequence ATGTTCATCCGTGCAGCCCTGGCGGGATTGGCCGCCCTCGTCGCGCAGGTCCTGCCGGCCTCCGCCCAGGGGCAACTCACCATGCTCTGCGCCCCGCAGGCCGAATGGTGCGAGGCAATCGCCGCGGCGTTCCAGCGGGACACCGGCATCCGCGTGCTGATGACGCGCAAGTCGACCGGCGAGATCCTCGCCCAGTTGCGCGCGGAATCCGCCAATCCCCGCACCGACATCTGGTTCGGCGGCTCGGCCGAGACGCATTTCTCGGCAGCCGAGGAGAACCTTCTCCAGGCCTATACATCGCCGAACATGGCGGCGCTCCACCCCTGGGCGCGCAAGGTGCACGAGCAGTCGCGCGAGCGCTGCGTCGGCGTGTCGACCGGGGCCATCGGCTTCGCCTTCAACACCGAGATCGGCGCCCGCAAGAACCTGCCGGCGCCGAGGCGCTGGGCTGATCTCGTCGATCCGCGCTATCGCGGCGAAATCCAGATGCCGAACCCGAATTCGTCGGGCACGGCCTACACGATCATCGCCGGCCTGGTGCAGATCATGGGCGAGGATCCTGCCTTTACCTACCTCGCAAAGCTCCATGCCAACATCAATGCCTACACCCGTTCGGGAGCGGCGCCCCTCCAGGCGGTGGCGCGCGGCGAGACCTTCCTCGCCCCGACCTTCAACATGGAGACGCAGACGCAGGTCGCCGCCGGCTTCCCCGTCGCCATGACCTATCCGGAGGAGGGGACCAGCTACGAGGTGGCCTGCATGTCCATCATCCGCGGCTCGCGCAATGTCGCCAATGCCCGCCGCTTCTACGACTGGTACCTGACCCCGGCCGCCATGGACGTGATGCTGCGCGCCAACCAGTTCCACGTGCCTGCCCATCCGGGAGCGACCGCCGATCCGCGCATCCCCAACATGAGCGAGATCAAGCTCATCGACTACGACATTGCGACCTTCGGCACCTCGGCGGTCCGGCGGCGCCTGATCGAGCGCTGGGAGCGGGAGATCGGCGCGAGGCCGCGCTGA
- a CDS encoding DCC1-like thiol-disulfide oxidoreductase family protein: MLTGQETGEIWFVYDGDCPVCTYAARALRIRESVGALHLLDARADRDHPLIQRITAAGLDLDEGMVIAFGDRLYHGADALQVMALLGSSHGWFNRLNAALFRSPAIARIAYPLMRAGRNLLIRLRGAAPIGNLTAR; this comes from the coding sequence ATGCTGACCGGCCAGGAGACCGGCGAGATCTGGTTCGTCTATGACGGCGACTGCCCCGTCTGTACCTATGCGGCCCGGGCGCTGCGAATCCGCGAGAGCGTCGGGGCGCTGCATCTCCTCGACGCCCGGGCCGATCGGGACCATCCCCTCATCCAGCGCATCACCGCCGCCGGGCTCGATCTCGACGAGGGCATGGTCATCGCCTTCGGCGACCGTCTCTACCACGGTGCGGATGCGCTCCAGGTCATGGCCCTGCTTGGTTCGAGCCACGGCTGGTTCAATCGCCTCAACGCGGCGCTCTTCCGCTCGCCCGCCATCGCCCGGATCGCCTATCCGCTGATGCGGGCCGGCCGCAACCTGTTGATCCGTCTGCGTGGCGCCGCCCCTATCGGCAACCTGACGGCCCGATGA
- the kdgD gene encoding 5-dehydro-4-deoxyglucarate dehydratase, translating into MARMTPKEMAQTIGGGLLSFPVTPFDAGLAFDEERYRSNLDWLCGYDVAGLFSCGGTGEFFSLTPEEVARIVAIAVAETGGRVPVLAGVGYGTAIACDLARRVEAAGADGILLLPPYLVNGEQAGLAAHVEAVCRSTSLGVIVYNRDNAILTEDTIAGLCERCPNLVGFKDGVGDLELMQRIGLRMGDRLTYVGGLPTAETFAMPYLEMGVTTYSSAVFNFVPEFSTRFYAAVRQRDHRTVEAGLKQFILPLLAIRNRRKGYAVSIIKAGMKVVGRDSGPVRPPLTDLSEAETAELAALVARLDGGLFGARQQAA; encoded by the coding sequence ATGGCCCGGATGACCCCCAAGGAAATGGCCCAGACGATCGGTGGCGGCCTGCTGTCCTTCCCCGTCACGCCGTTCGACGCCGGCCTCGCCTTCGATGAGGAGCGCTATCGCTCGAACCTCGACTGGCTGTGCGGATATGATGTGGCCGGGCTGTTCTCCTGCGGCGGCACCGGCGAGTTCTTCTCGCTGACCCCGGAGGAGGTCGCCCGCATCGTCGCCATCGCCGTGGCGGAGACAGGCGGTCGTGTTCCCGTGCTCGCCGGCGTCGGCTACGGCACGGCCATCGCCTGCGACCTCGCACGACGTGTCGAGGCGGCAGGCGCCGACGGAATCCTCCTGCTGCCGCCCTATCTGGTCAATGGCGAGCAGGCGGGCCTCGCCGCCCATGTCGAGGCGGTCTGCCGCTCCACGAGCCTCGGGGTGATCGTCTACAACCGTGACAACGCCATCCTGACCGAGGACACGATTGCGGGGCTCTGCGAGCGCTGCCCCAACCTGGTCGGCTTCAAGGATGGCGTCGGTGATCTCGAGCTGATGCAGCGGATCGGCCTCAGGATGGGCGACCGGCTCACCTATGTCGGCGGCCTGCCGACCGCCGAGACCTTCGCCATGCCCTACCTCGAGATGGGCGTCACGACCTACTCCTCGGCCGTATTCAACTTCGTGCCGGAGTTCTCGACCCGTTTCTATGCCGCCGTCCGGCAGCGCGACCATCGCACCGTCGAGGCAGGCCTCAAGCAGTTCATCCTGCCTCTTCTGGCCATCCGCAACCGCCGCAAGGGCTATGCCGTCTCGATCATCAAGGCGGGCATGAAGGTGGTCGGCCGGGATTCCGGGCCGGTCCGCCCTCCGCTCACCGACCTCAGCGAGGCGGAGACCGCCGAACTCGCCGCCCTCGTCGCCCGTCTCGACGGCGGTCTGTTCGGTGCGCGACAGCAGGCCGCTTGA
- a CDS encoding ABC transporter permease: MRRQATGPFAIWLIAVLAVCVLPWHMPQGSLTLSGLMGLGRSDADEASALWQAIAHRRFWFWPVAAAALLVLPGVLPTLARDRRATVLLAGGIAGLVVIAVQGLAIGVQGWSFPFLERRFGDLGDRQFGIGAGGALAFLAFLLLTTDGLALKGYFRGDRFVAAVVGILVACIVLFTAWPVGTVLSQMLVPREGLTLTASLGVRLFDGKVWGLACVTSSAQCGVFWNTLLLATATATAATILGLCFALLVTRTRMPGRRAMRLLTVLPIITPPFVIGLGLILIFGRSGVVNQAMEALFGLQLGRWIYGFNGVFLAQVFSFTPTAFLVLIGVVEGLSPTLEEASLTLRASPMRSFRTVTLPLMLPGLANAFLVVFVESLADFGNPIVLGGSFGVLSTEIFFAVVGAQQDFGRAAALALLMLVLALGAFLVQRLVVGSRSYVSMTGKGDAGLRQPLPRLVERVAYAIAVPWAMLTVAVYGMALAGGFVKVWGRDWTFTLDHFRRAFALEWTRDGSIIFAGGAWHSLGTTVQLAATAAPITAALGLLAAWVLSRQQFTGRGALEFALMLTFAVPGTVIGVAYILTYNVPPLEITGTAIVLVACFVFRNLPVGLRSGMAAMSQLDRSLDEAALTLRASTFRVLRTVVLPLLRPAIVTALVYAFVRAMTTVSAVIFLVSAQYEMATVFIINRVINGDYGLAIAYCAVLIALMTVAIGLIQLLVGERQLGRRVAAADTRSAHA, translated from the coding sequence ATGAGGCGGCAGGCGACGGGTCCCTTCGCGATCTGGCTGATCGCCGTCCTGGCGGTCTGCGTGCTGCCCTGGCACATGCCGCAGGGCAGCCTCACGCTGTCCGGTCTCATGGGGCTCGGCCGCAGTGATGCGGACGAGGCCTCGGCGCTCTGGCAGGCCATCGCCCACCGCCGCTTCTGGTTCTGGCCGGTCGCCGCGGCAGCGCTGCTGGTGCTGCCGGGGGTCCTGCCGACGCTGGCCAGGGACCGCCGGGCCACGGTCCTGCTGGCCGGCGGCATCGCGGGGCTGGTCGTCATCGCCGTCCAAGGGCTCGCCATCGGCGTGCAGGGCTGGTCCTTCCCGTTCCTGGAACGCCGCTTCGGCGATCTTGGCGACCGCCAGTTCGGCATTGGAGCCGGAGGCGCCCTCGCCTTTCTCGCCTTCCTGCTGCTCACCACCGACGGGCTGGCCTTGAAGGGCTATTTTCGCGGCGACCGTTTCGTCGCCGCGGTCGTGGGGATCCTCGTCGCCTGCATCGTGCTGTTCACCGCCTGGCCGGTGGGCACGGTTCTCTCGCAGATGCTGGTGCCGCGGGAGGGCCTGACGCTCACCGCCTCGCTCGGCGTGAGGCTGTTTGATGGCAAGGTCTGGGGCCTTGCCTGCGTCACCTCGAGCGCGCAGTGCGGCGTGTTCTGGAACACGCTCCTTCTGGCCACCGCCACCGCCACGGCCGCCACCATTCTCGGCCTGTGCTTCGCATTGCTCGTGACGCGCACGCGGATGCCGGGGCGGCGGGCAATGCGGCTGCTCACCGTTCTTCCCATCATCACGCCGCCCTTCGTCATCGGGCTCGGCCTGATCCTGATCTTTGGCCGCTCGGGCGTCGTCAACCAGGCGATGGAGGCCCTGTTCGGCCTGCAACTCGGCCGCTGGATCTACGGTTTCAACGGCGTTTTCCTGGCCCAGGTCTTCTCCTTCACGCCCACCGCCTTCCTGGTGCTGATCGGCGTTGTGGAGGGCCTTTCGCCAACCCTCGAGGAAGCCTCACTGACGCTGCGGGCAAGCCCCATGCGCAGCTTTCGCACCGTGACGCTGCCGCTGATGCTGCCGGGCCTCGCCAATGCTTTCCTCGTGGTCTTTGTCGAGAGCCTCGCCGATTTCGGCAATCCCATCGTGCTCGGCGGCTCCTTTGGCGTGCTGTCCACCGAGATCTTCTTCGCAGTGGTGGGCGCGCAGCAGGATTTCGGCCGCGCCGCAGCGCTCGCCCTGCTGATGCTCGTCCTGGCGCTCGGGGCCTTCCTCGTGCAGCGCCTGGTGGTCGGGTCGCGCTCCTATGTCTCGATGACCGGCAAGGGCGATGCGGGCCTTCGCCAGCCACTGCCGCGCCTGGTCGAAAGGGTCGCCTATGCGATCGCCGTCCCCTGGGCCATGCTGACGGTGGCCGTCTACGGCATGGCGCTGGCCGGCGGTTTCGTGAAGGTCTGGGGACGCGACTGGACCTTCACGCTCGACCATTTCCGCCGGGCCTTCGCGCTGGAATGGACGCGCGACGGCTCCATCATCTTCGCCGGTGGGGCCTGGCACTCGCTGGGGACCACGGTGCAGCTTGCCGCGACCGCGGCCCCCATCACCGCCGCCCTTGGACTTCTGGCGGCCTGGGTTCTCTCCCGCCAGCAGTTCACGGGCCGCGGCGCGCTGGAATTCGCGCTCATGCTCACCTTCGCCGTGCCGGGAACGGTGATCGGCGTCGCCTACATCCTGACCTACAACGTGCCGCCTCTGGAAATCACCGGCACGGCCATCGTGCTGGTCGCCTGCTTCGTTTTCCGCAACCTGCCCGTCGGCCTGCGGTCGGGCATGGCGGCGATGAGCCAGCTCGACCGGTCGCTGGACGAAGCAGCCCTGACCCTGCGGGCCTCCACCTTCCGTGTCCTGCGCACGGTGGTGCTGCCGCTGCTGCGGCCCGCCATCGTGACCGCCCTCGTCTATGCCTTCGTGCGGGCCATGACCACGGTCTCGGCGGTCATCTTCCTTGTCTCGGCCCAGTACGAGATGGCCACCGTCTTCATCATCAACCGGGTGATCAACGGCGATTACGGCCTTGCCATCGCCTACTGCGCTGTCCTCATCGCCCTGATGACCGTGGCGATCGGGCTCATCCAGCTTCTCGTCGGGGAGCGTCAGCTCGGCCGGCGCGTGGCCGCGGCCGACACCAGGAGCGCGCACGCATGA